One part of the Glycine max cultivar Williams 82 chromosome 14, Glycine_max_v4.0, whole genome shotgun sequence genome encodes these proteins:
- the LOC100802638 gene encoding uncharacterized protein, which translates to MGWGDIYKRRVRVFTMAVIIYLDYKSVQQREKWTSKSRQASLWEKAHERNAKRVLNLIIEMEGLWVKLGQYMSTRADVLPAAYIRLLKQLQDSLPPRPLEEVYGTIQKELGKSMDELFADFVNKPLATASIAQVHRATLLNGHEVVVKVQHDGIKTIILEDLKNAKSIVDWIAWAEPQYNFNPMIDEWCKEAPKELDFNHEAENTRTVAKNLGCRNQYDGNMRANRVDVLIPDVIQSTEKVLVLEYMDGIRLNDLESLEAYGVDKQKLVEEITRAYAHQIYIDGFFNGDPHPGNFLVSKESPHRPILLDFGLTKKLSSTIKQALAKMFLASAEGDHVALLSAFAEMGLKLRLDIPEQAMEVTAVFFRATTPANEYHKTMKSLADQRDRNMKVIQEKMNLDKKEMKRFNPVDAFPGDIVIFGRVLNLLRGLSSTMNVQIVYMDIMRPFAESVLRGYISKGPSVNDRWIFDSPVHSDVESMLRQLLIEMGNNDKILGIQVCAYKDGEVIIDTAAGVLGKYDPRPVKPDSLFPVFSVTKGITAGMIHWLVDNGQLNLEENVANIWPAFGSNGKDVIKVHHVLNHTSGLHNAMGSIAQEDPLLMFDWDGCLNRICQSVPETEPGKEQFYHYLSFGWLCGGIIEHASGKKFQEILEEAIVRPLHIEGELYVGIPPGVESRLAALTVDTADLSKVSALANRPDLPSTFQPQQIAQLATSLPVAFNTLNVRRAIIPAANGHVSARALARYYAALADGGKIPPPHSSASKPVLGSHPHIPKLSSSPKPPKTRKCIGRRKQATSTSVSTTNSYEKVSSYDDSEANKGRNTNSESSSGDDASSSRISNNLRSHVAGKVYKNPRIIDEFLGTGEYTNLALPGEGFGLGFKRFTSKDGSSIAFGHSGMGGSTGFCDVTNNFSIAVTLNKMSFGGVTGKIVQLVCSELNIPVPDDFLRFAVEQSGPDEQLSMGRPIIN; encoded by the exons ATGGGGTGGGGAGATATTTACAAGAGACGGGTTAGAGTATTTACAATGGCTGTAATAATATACCTGGATTATAAG AGTGTACAACAACGAGAGAAATGGACTAGCAAATCAAGACAAGCTTCATTGTGGGAGAAGGCTCATGAACGTAATGCTAAGCGTGTTCTAAATTTGATAATAGAGATGGAAGGCTTATGGGTTAAACTTGGGCAATATATGTCAACACGTGCAGATGTGCTTCCTGCTGCCTATATACGTCTTTTGAAGCAGTTACAGGACTCTCTTCCTCCTCGACCCTTGGAAGag GTCTATGGCACCATACAGAAAGAGTTGGGGAAATCGATGGATGAGTTATTTGCTGATTTTGTCAACAAACCTCTGGCAACAGCATCA ATAGCACAAGTCCACCGTGCAACTCTGCTCAATGGACATGAAGTGGTAGTTAAAGTTCAACATGATGGTATCAAGACAATTATACTGGAG GACTTAAAAAATGCGAAGTCAATTGTTGACTGGATTGCATGGGCTGAGCCACAATATAACTTTAATCCTATGATCGATGAATGGTGCAAAGAAGCTCCTAAGGAACTTGACTTCAATCATGAAGCTG AAAACACTAGAACGGTGGCTAAAAATCTTGGCTGCAGAAACCAATATGATGGAAATATGAGAGCCAATAGAGTGGATGTTTTAATCCCAGATGTAATTCAG TCTACAGAAAAAGTCCTTGTTTTGGAGTACATGGATGGCATTCGGTTGAATGATTTAGAATCACTAGAAGCTTATGGAGTAGATAAACAAAAGCTTGTTGAGGAGATTACTCGTGCCTATGCCCACCAAATATATATTGATGGATTTTTCAATGGTGATCCTCATCCag GAAATTTTCTTGTGAGCAAGGAATCTCCACATCGTCCTATTTTACTTGACTTTGGCCTTACAAAGAAACTATCAAGCACCATTAAGCAAGCACTTGCAAAGATGTTTTTGGCTTCTGCTGAG GGGGACCATGTGGCCCTCCTGTCTGCCTTTGCAGAAATGGGGCTTAAGTTGCGTCTGGACATACCAGAGCAGGCAATGGAAGTAACAGCTGTATTTTTTCGTGCGACAACACCCGCAAATGAATACCAT aaaacaatgaAATCTCTAGCCGATCAAAGGGACAGAAATATGAAGGTTATACAGGAGAAAATGAACCTtgacaaaaaagaaatgaaacgcTTTAATCCT gtTGATGCATTTCCTGGTGATATTGTAATATTTGGAAGGGTTCTTAATCTTCTAAGAG GGCTTTCTTCCACTATGAATGTACAAATAGTATATATGGACATTATGAGGCCATTTGCAGAATCAGTTTTGCGTGG GTACATTAGTAAAGGACCATCCGTAAATGATAGATGGATTTTTGATTCACCAGTCCATTCTGATGTAGAATCCATGCTGAGGCAGCTTTTAATCGAGATGggaaataatgataaaatactCGGAATCCAG GTATGTGCCTACAAAGATGGAGAGGTCATTATTGACACTGCTGCAGGAGTGCTTGGTAAATATGATCCACGTCCGGTTAAGCCTGATAGCCTTTTTCCGGTGTTTTCTGTTACAAAGGGTATCACAGCAGGAATGATACATTGGCTGGTTGACAATGG ACAACTAAACCTTGAAGAGAATGTTGCAAATATTTGGCCAGCATTTGGATCAAATGGGAAGGATGTCATTAAG GTTCACCATGTACTTAACCATACATCTGGTTTGCACAATGCAATGGGAAGCATAGCTCAAGAAGACCCTCTTCTGATGTTTGATTGGGATGGATGTTTAAATCGCATTTGTCAGTCAGTACCTGAGACTGAACCAGGCAAGGAGCagttttatcattatttatcatttggCTGGTTGTGTGGAGGAATCATTGAG CATGCTTCTGGCAAGAAATTTCAGGAGATTCTTGAAGAAGCAATAGTTCGCCCCCTCCATATTGAAGGGGAGTTATATGTAGGGATTCCGCCAG GGGTGGAATCACGTCTTGCCGCTCTGACTGTAGATACTGCTGATTTAAGCAAAGTCTCAGCACTCGCTAATCGTCCTGACCTTCCCTCCACCTTCCAACCACAGCAAATTGCTCAACTTGCAACCAGTTTACCTGTTGCTTTCAATACACTGAATGTTCGCCGTGCCATCATACCAGCAGCTAATGGACATGTATCTGCCCGGGCACTTGCACGTTATTATGCAGCCCTAGCTGACGGTGGCAAGATACCACCACCTCATTCTTCTGCTTCTAAGCCAGTACTTGGTAGCCATCCCCACATCCCCAAATTATCTTCTTCCCCGAAACCCCCTAAAACCCGAAAATGTATTGGACGGAGGAAGCAAGCAACTTCGACTTCAGTTAGTACTACTAACAGTTATGAAAAAGTTTCTAGTTACGATGATTCTGAGGCTAATAAGGGCAGAAATACCAACAGCGAGAGTAGCAGTGGTGATGATGCCAGTAGTAGCAGAATTAGTAATAATCTGAGATCCCATGTTGCTGGTAAGGTCTACAAGAATCCTAGGATTATTGATGAATTCTTGGGTACAGGAGAGTACACGAATTTAGCTTTGCCAGGGGAAGGTTTTGGCCTAGGGTTTAAGAGGTTTACGTCGAAGGATGGGTCATCCATTGCCTTTGGTCACTCGGGAATGGGTGGCTCCACAGGTTTTTGTGATGTCACCAATAACTTTTCTATTGCTGTGACACTGAACAAAATGTCCTTTGGAGGTGTCACGGGAAAAATTGTCCAACTTGTGTGTTCAGAGTTAAATATTCCTGTTCCAGACGATTTCTTGAGATTTGCGGTTGAGCAAAGTGGACCCGATGAGCAATTATCTATGGGGAGGCCCATTATTAATTGA